A window of the Linepithema humile isolate Giens D197 chromosome 4, Lhum_UNIL_v1.0, whole genome shotgun sequence genome harbors these coding sequences:
- the LOC105671872 gene encoding uncharacterized protein, whose translation MWFQLSLLLLFGAVLADQRDHRQAWNTRNQYQYLVQSRTLISLDNKNVTGIQFKGVLTVQTSSPDTLTALITKPQYAHVNTELSEGWETIIPDEMLQYRELPLSGLPFQIKLDEGVIQELLFAQNVPTWEVNFLKSVVSQLQVNLQKKNVLMDRETLLPNDELSLGTYRVMEASVGGKCEVLYDVKLAENQQTAMELDPMLNSDDTRQFIEVKKLKNYNNCKQQKDYSYGFDNKIKLKLKDEDNNKVTTKLSASRIVLYGNLKRFTIYSSVMRNNIYIKSTKNENIGTIHSQVILTLIELDEHHNTIHINPNKLRSAGNLVYTDGGPFLSQNHDSQSSSEENQSQNNNDQNSADNRNQRIEQSLPKLNEVPDSLVMPFFNNYKNQNINLSDQLNPVEAARQKILEIVDEMEQTDNLLFEETLEKYTILVNLLRILNVGQYDELKQRLDIGSQFQRLNNPDLDKHPLSDRQSIVWDILYDAVAQSGTGPALLAIANWLKNENDLNIPQMIQVLTQIPNAARAPTPEYVKTYFDLIIHPTIKNGNYVDRVAPVAFGELIFNGQLYLSKSSKIKNLGQDTTEIYIPYMEQELDRAVKTDNSPLVQTYITALGCIGHPKILSVFEPYLEGRKPVTRYERLLMVRWLYKLVVINPEELKNVLYKIYLNEKEAYEVRSMAVYLYFLSNPSLTALTRMAKFTNYDKSEQVNSAVKSGIISLSKVNRPDLHLLIENARIARKLLTPKNYDLTYSQIHFTEKSIVATIGSKDSDMPQMAIFDANNFYDPQQPVMLAEYALSNVDNLMNLFQKQERQERKNSPVEKLVEMFNIKLEESKKLKGNVFFSALYGKVFYPFDKQDVMTLLQWLISGNPNVNFHQLYIRDRITSSVTESGLQLTYTEELPTLAKMHVTKNTDIEAENIGVKVYGKLNAVVSGKIQHRLGFLLAFGRQQYQTGVDTKWQVHLPVEYENKGKLTEENVYSYELKLRPVSQSQNAQIRLLHYSTVSFNTRRADFDFQPVSSINVTNIINSPTQGSLSYRVGTIYVTAETNAKETLEKLNLASLIKTMFDKPDLLPYSQFDVYIDNKKETKNELSLKVDYKGQNMLIGHHVDKSQLPLISHLKSKISLEDITDKKPHSWERQNQILQEVSKDIKSANAHVYDVSLEIPSLLPRDRQVLTIGLGKSNVDSKSRVLFYWNHQSQKDEEIQSEALVTAELHSSSDLRVYRNFNEAMEQTPINEFMIDMLIGDRNKVTDKIQIEGNFTQSNSLREMIMNSKITRLCQQQMKQGNNKLLQCRQAIQNAQMKDNLKLSMNTNSERYKMYTDIALEYLSDIMPRKNVKLSNPKNIESNVDLEMKISPDYREAKILINTPKRNVVFGTSASSGGQFSLQKRSESNAGKSPLHCIIERSRASTFDGKYYDMNLEKTNWKVMVLPVSETELPEKMKLAAAVKRTKDEKIKMFLILGNHEITLQKLNGTFAVSIVERQEIMFPPHTTYMLQSEESELIAEIVDTSQNIIWVNAPTYGLFLSFSEYYVDIELSNKYRNKVRGLCGNYDRELKNDFLTPDNCIAEDARKFVAAYTLTNNMDSVEDILHKKWTTKNSNCSKEHYILTDVISDREAGRLTSKPMWGYHQNLAENLNDKNAQKNLQKVVNRTKIEEDDQQICFSLEPVPACPENSEPVKTELKEIGFHCMPKLEAALELKRRIQQGANPNMSHRSLSMKQNRQVPTVCRATNFGAVIADQTDLRHAWQTGTQYRYLIQSRTLVNLNNNKNVSGIQLKSAFIVQPSSPDTLQAMLIKPQYAHVNTELSELGWDTNIPNDLLQYHNLPLSGKPFQIKLKRGVIRELLVEHDVPTWEVNLLKSIVTQLQIDIRDKNAKMDRKTEILSKEEPSITHKVIEDSVGGRCEVLYDIKLLEKNTLERPPMLDSNNEDQLIAIEKIKNYNKCEQQRGYHHGFSGKASLKPTHDDNNKFVMKLSTSNILIFGNLKHFTIYSSVMQNNIHVKLSQNNDLGTVHSQTLLSLTDVDRDFDEISINLSKLKSTGSLMYTYHSSISDIEQSMLIKPHRSSFIRNSEHTQLTGDDRSQSSSEENRSQTNSGSSSTANSSNEKLKRLQSRLDIALQNPMMPSFMGYGNRNMQMSDELNPVKIANVKIAQITDDLQEPNNQPYYETLDKYMILVNLLRAFNIQQYAELEERLNRMQLSENSPLNNRHMNSKQNDLWNVYYDAVAQAGTGPALLTIANWLKNENLNTAQMIQAILQIPIAARTPTPEYVKAFFDLISDPKVTQQEHLNRIAPMAFSDLVFNAQVNKKNSEHVYSIYSFGKMAPQNDNDLLDIYIPYMEMQLKQAIKDGNGPLTQTYIVALGNLGHPRILSVFEPYLEGQKPVSTYQRMLMVMTLYRLRLTNERLIKNVLYKIYLNEQEAYEVRCAAVYLYMLSNPSTVTLLRMAKYTNSDKSHEVNSAVRSSIESLANLKGLKFKRIASKARIARQLLSSNYDYTFSHGYLKHKIIMKTIGSDDSNIPKYVFFNKDRSHSRLSQSILTAEYAVSSMKQLYEIFKEREKNQMQSQVEKLVERLNIQDKELEKLEGNILLSTIYGKILYPFDNQDVEEFAKLLNEKNHRVNFKHMYSYDETLSFPTENGLPFSYTEEMPVLIRVHATKNNEVVEKSTKMSGEINMVMANKMQRKFGFQVPFERQQYLAGVDTNLQMYLPLAYEQRITETGQNSQNYELKLRPIQSQEGSPIKMAHLSTVPFSTRHNNYDFESSVSKNTHVHNSKKERKLSYQIGTIHVTGEITAEPNEWQAMNLADQLKKMFNEPALQYNRFDVYMNNDMELNNEINLNVRYEQQEMNDDQVGRQSESEIDKIEIVDGNPNSQARRKQILQEISKDMKSVKARVYDINFEIPSLLPQDRQILTIGVGKSNMDLKSRVLVYWNLQSLKDGKIKSEALSTGKMQSTQKMYLSFDEAMQNTPKDEFMLDTLIGDNYRKGEKIQIKGNFMQSNAMKELIMNLRTTRQCQQEMKQGNKQGWLPQCQEAIRQIAQIKDHLKISMNMDSEHYNMLANTALNYISKNMLSANMNLVNPQNAGKKTVDLEMKISPNYRKAKVLVKSSKMDLALSLPDSSEAQSSSARLNEIDDMANSGPQKLQSLSIDSCSVSENGVYTFDGHYYSINLSKSWIVLVAPKFRGTNLSKSKIWKEIQVGFLARKQNDNIEFRILLRRQGVILKKQNGDLLLTDDDGKIISFPPGTNYKLVESETTLATLQHINDYIMMLSDILEISALYNGKTISISASSKYRTAISGLCGNYDRQANNDFITPSNCMMQKSDEFIATYSLTDNDQSVQNREKVNRSNCIKLTHQQTDVINNKKAERLTMGTWGHHLNKNQAENLNNRNAQENLQEIIKRTKVEEDDQQICFSLEPVPACPENSEPMKTKLKEIGFHCMPKIEAAHELKRRIQQGANPNMSHKSLSMKQIRQVPTVCKATN comes from the exons ATGTGGTTCCAACTTAGCTTACTCCTGCTTT TTGGAGCGGTTCTCGCTGATCAGCGTGACCATAGACAGGCTTGGAATACGAGGAATCAATATCAATATCTCGTACAGAGTCGCACTTTAATAAGCTTGGACAACAAAAATGTTACGGGAATACAGTTCAAAGGTGTCTTAACTGTTCAAACGAGTTCTCCAGATACTCTAACAGCATTGATAACCAAACCGCAGTATGCACACGTGAATACAGAATTATCAGAAGGCTGGGAAACCATAATCCCTGATGAGATGCTGCAATATCGTGAGTTGCCTCTAAGCGGATTGCCCTTTCAAATAAAGCTCGACGAGGGAGTGATCCAGGAATTGTTGTTTGCACAAAACGTGCCTACTTGGGAAGTGAATTTCCTAAAGAGTGTCGTCAGTCAACTGCAGGTTAacttgcagaaaaaaaatgtgttaatgGATAGAGAAACTCTGTTGCCCAACGACGAGCTGTCCCTCGGTACATATAGAGTCATGGAAGCCTCGGTCGGTGGCAAGTGCGAGGTTCTCTACGATGTTAAGTTAGCTGAAAATCAACAGACTGCGATGGAACTTGATCCCATGTTAAATTCCGACGATACGCGACAATTTATTGaagtaaaaaaactaaaaaattacaacaatTGTAAGCAACAAAAAGATTATTCTTATGGTTTcgacaataaaataaagttgaaGCTAAAGGATGAAGACAACAATAAAGTTACTACG aaattatccGCCAGTCGCATCGTTCTTTACGGTAATTTGAAGCGCTTCACTATCTATTCCTCGGTGATGAGAAATAACATATACATTAAATCGACTAAGAATGAAAATATCGGCACCATCCACAGCCAAGTGATCCTAACTTTAATCGAACTAGATGAACACCATAACACCATTCATATTAATCCCAACAAACTCAGATCAGCCGGAAATTTAGTGTACACGGACGGCGGTCCATTTTTGTCCCAAAACCATGACTCTCAAAGTTCAAGCGAAGAAAATCAATCTCAAAACAATAACGACCAAAATAGCGCCGACAATAGGAACCAAAGAATCGAGCAATCTCTCCCAAAATTAAATGAAGTTCCAGACAGTTTAGTGATGCCCTTTTtcaacaattacaaaaatcaaaacattaatttatccgATCAGTTAAATCCGGTAGAAGCAGCCCGTCAGAAGATCTTAGAAATAGTCGACGAAATGGAGCAAACTGATAATCTACTGTTCGAGGAGACGCTGGAGAAGTACACAATTCTTGTAAACCTGCTACGAATTTTAAACGTCGGTCAATACGACGAACTAAAACAACGCTTGGACATAGGCTCACAATTTCAGCGGTTAAACAATCCTGATTTAGACAAACATCCATTAAGCGATAGGCAGAGCATTGTTTGGGATATCCTTTATGACGCCGTTGCGCAAAGTGGAACTGGACCCGCTCTCCTCGCCATCGCAAACTGGCTGAAGAATGAGAATGATCTTAATATCCCACAAATGATTCAAGTACTTACACAAATACCCAACGCTGCTCGCGCACCTACACCAGAATACGTCAAAACATATTTC GACTTAATTATCCATCcgacaataaaaaatggaaattatgtAGACCGAGTCGCACCTGTGGCATTTGGCGAATTAATCTTTAACGGCCAACTTTATCTCTCAAAATCCagcaaaataaagaatttggGACAAGATACAactgaaatttatattcctTATATGGAACAAGAATTAGATCGAGCTGTCAAGACTGATAATAGTCCGCTAGTACAAACGTACATTACAGCTTTGGGTTGTATCGGTCATCCAAAGATCTTGTCGGTCTTTGAGCCATATTTGGAAGGCCGAAAACCAGTGACAAGGTATGAACGTTTGCTGATGGTCAGATGGTTGTACAAATTAGTCGTAATAAATCCAGAAGAACTGAAAAACGTTCTTTACAAGATTTATCTGAACGAGAAGGAGGCTTACGAGGTGCGTTCCATGGCGGTCTATCTATACTTTTTAAGCAACCCATCTCTGACTGCACTGACACGTATGGCAAAATTCACCAATTACGACAAGAGTGAACAAGTAAACTCTGCCGTCAAGAGCGGCATCATAAGTTTATCTAAAGTGAATCGACCAGATTTGCATCTACTAATCGAAAATGCGCGAATCGCCAGGAAATTACTGACGCCTAAAAACTACGATCTTACGTACTCTCAAATCCACTTTACAGAGAAATCTATTGTAGCAACTATCGGTAGCAAGGACAGCGATATGCCTCAAATGGCAATCTTTGATGCAAACAACTTTTATGATCCCCAACAACCTGTCATGTTAGCGGAATACGCACTTTCGAATGTCGACAACCTTATGAACCTTTTCCAAAAACAAGAACGCCAAGAACGCAAAAATTCGCCAGTTGAAAAGCTCGTAGAAATGTTTAACATCAAACTCGAAGAATCGAAGAAGTTGAAAggaaacgtttttttttctgcctTATATGGAAAGGTATTTTATCCCTTCGATAAGCAAGATGTCATGACTCTCCTACAGT ggTTAATTTCGGGAAATCCAAATGTGAATTTTCATCAGCTGTATATCCGTGACAGGATAACAAGCTCCGTAACTGAAAGCGGCCTGCAGCTCACTTACACTGAAGAGCTACCGACACTGGCCAAAATGCATGTCACGAAAAACACTGACATAGAAGCTGAAAACATAGGCGTAAAAGTATACGGCAAGCTCAATGCGGTGGTGAGCGGCAAGATACAGCATAGACTTGGTTTCTTACTAGCCTTCGGGCGTCAGCAATATCAAACTGGTGTTGATACCAAATGGCAGGTGCATTTACCAGTAGAATACGAGAATAAAGGAAAGCTAACCGAAGAGAACGTATATAGTTATGAGCTGAAATTGCGACCGGTTTCACAGTCGCAGAATGCACAGATCAGACTTTTGCATTACAGCACCGTTTCTTTCAACACACGACGCGCCGATTTTGATTTTCAACCTGTTTCTTCCATTAACGTCacgaatataattaattcgcCGACTCAAGGCAGTCTGTCATATCGAGTAGGCACGATCTACGTCACTGCAGAAACAAATGCCAAAGAAACGTTGGAAAAATTGAATCTAGCAAGTCTAATTAAAACCATGTTTGATAAGCCCGATTTGTTGCCTTACAGCCAGTTCGacgtatatatagataataagaaAGAGACAAAAAATGAGTTATCTTTAAAAGTCGATTACAAAGGACAGAACATGCTCATTGGTCATCATGTCGATAAAAGTCAATTGCCTTTAATTTCGCatttaaaatcgaaaatatcACTAGAGGATATAACAGATAAAAAGCCTCACAGCTGGGAAAGACAAAATCAAATCTTGCAGGAAGTCAGCAAAGATATCAAATCTGCTAACGCCCATGTGTATGACGTAAGTCTCGAAATTCCATCATTACTGCCACGAGATCGTCAAGTTTTAACTATTGGCCTAGGAAAAAGCAATGTAGACTCGAAGTCTCGAGTTCTTTTCTATTGGAATCATCAATCGCAGAAGGATGAAGAGATTCAATCGGAAGCATTGGTCACTGCAGAGTTACATTCCTCGTCAGACCTAAGAGTTTATCGAAACTTCAATGAAGCAATGGAGCAAACGccaataaatgaatttatgaTCGACATGTTAATTGGAGATAGAAACAAAGTAACAGATAAAATCCAAATTGAAGGAAACTTTACGCAAAGTAACTCTCTGAGGGAAATGATAATGAATTCGAAAATAACTCGGCTATGTCAGCAACAGATGAAGCAAGGcaacaacaaattattgcaatgcCGGCAAGCCATTCAGAACGCTCAGATGAAAGATAACTTGAAATTATCGATGAATACGAATTCTGAACGTTACAAGATGTATACTGATATAGCTCTCGAGTATCTCAGTGACATTATGCCcagaaaaaatgtgaaattatcaaacccaaaaaatattgaaagcaaCGTCGATttagaaatgaaaatttcacCCGATTACAGAGAAGCAAAGATCTTAATAAACACTCCGAAAAGAAATGTCGTTTTCGGTACATCCGCTTCTTCCGGAGGACAATTCTCTCTGCAAAAAAGGAGTGAAAGTAATGCAGGAAAATCGC CTCTGCACTGCATAATCGAAAGAAGCCGAGCTTCCACTTTTGACGGGAAGTATTATGACATGAATTTGGAAAAAACAAACTGGAAAGTTATGGTGCTCCCTGTATCGGAAACTGAACTTCCGGAAAAGATGAAACTGGCTGCAGCGGTGAAAAGAACGAAGGACGAGAAAATTAAGATGTTCCTGATATTGGGCAATCACgaaattacattgcaaaaattaaatggtACCTTCGCAGTGTCTATTGTAGAAAGGCAAGAAATCATGTTCCCGCCACATACCACGTACATGCTTCAGTCCGAAGAGTCCGAACTCATCGCCGAAATAGTGGATACatcacaaaatataatatgggTGAACGCGCCTACATATGGACTCTTTTTGTCATTTAGTGAATATTATGTTGATATTGAG CTATCTAATAAATATCGCAATAAGGTACGCGGCCTTTGTGGCAACTACGATAGAGAACTCAAGAACGATTTCCTCACTCCTGACAACTGTATCGCGGAAGATGCAAGAAAATTCGTCGCCGCGTACACTTTAACTAACAATATGGATTCTGTTGAAGATATTTTACACAAGAAATGGACAACCAAAAATTCTAACTGCTCGAAGGAGCATTATATTTTGACTGACGTTATTAGCGACAGAGAAGCGGGAAGATTGACCAGTAAACCAATGTGGGGTTACCATCAAAATCTAGCTGAAAAtctaaatgataaaaatgctcaaaaaaacttgcaaaaggTTGTCAACCGCACGAAAATCGAGGAAGATGATCAACAGATCTGTTTCTCTCTCGAGCCTGTGCCAGCATGCCCCGAGAATAGCGAGCCTGTGAAAACAGAGTTGAAAGAGATTGGCTTCCACTGCATGCCTAAACTCGAGGCTGCTCTTGAATTAAAGCGCCGAATCCAGCAAGGAGCTAATCCTAATATGTCCCACAGATCTCTCTCCATGAAGCAAAACCGTCAAGTTCCTACTGTTTGTAGAGCTACTAACT TTGGAGCGGTCATCGCCGACCAAACTGATCTCAGACATGCTTGGCAAACGGGGACTCAATATCGATATTTAATACAGAGTCGGACTTTAGTAAacttgaataataataaaaatgtttcggGAATACAGTTGAAAAGTGCCTTTATTGTTCAACCGAGCTCTCCAGATACGTTACAAGCAATGCTAATCAAACCTCAGTATGCACACGTGAATACAGAATTATCAGAATTAGGCTGGGATACCAATATTCCCAACGATTTACTGCAATATCATAATCTTCCTCTATCCGGAAAGCCCTTCCAGATAAAGCTCAAGCGCGGAGTAATTCGAGAATTATTGGTCGAACATGATGTGCCTACTTGGGAAGTGAATTTGCTGAAGAGTATCGTGACTCAGCTGCAGATTGATATACgggataaaaatgcaaaaatggACAGGAAAACTGAAATACTTAGCAAAGAGGAACCTTCCATCACACATAAGGTCATTGAAGATTCCGTTGGTGGCAGGTGCGAGGTTCTCTACGATATCAAGTTACTCGAAAAAAATACACTGGAAAGGCCACCCATGTTGGATTCCAACAATGAAGATCAATTAATTGCaatcgagaaaataaaaaattacaacaaatGTGAGCAGCAAAGGGGTTATCACCATGGTTTTAGTGGTAAAGCGAGTTTAAAGCCAACACACGACGAcaacaacaaatttgtaatg aaattatcTACTAGCAATATTCTCATCTTCGGCAATTTGAAGCATTTCACTATCTATTCGTCCGTGATGCAGAATAACATACACGTTAAATTAAGTCAGAACAACGACCTCGGTACTGTTCACAGCCAAACTCTCCTAAGTTTAACGGATGTAGATAGAGATTTTGAcgaaatttctataaatctcAGCAAACTCAAATCAACCGGAAGTTTAATGTACACATATCACAGCTCAATTTCTGACATTGAGCAAAGTATGTTAATTAAGCCACATCGTTCGAGCTTCATTCGAAATTCTGAGCATACTCAATTGACTGGGGACGATCGCTCTCAAAGTTCAAGCGAGGAAAATCGATCTCAAACTAACAGCGGCAGCAGCAGCACTGCTAATTCTAGCAACGAAAAATTGAAGCGTTTACAATCAAGATTAGACATAGCTCTACAAAATCCAATGATGCCCTCTTTCATGGGCTATGGAAATCGAAATATGCAGATGTCCGACGAGCTCAATCCGGTTAAAATAGCAAACGTCAAAATCGCACAAATAACCGATGATCTTCAGGAACCGAATAATCAGCCGTACTACGAGACGCTGGATAAATACATGATTCTTGTAAATCTGTTACGCGCTTTCAACATCCAGCAGTATGCCGAACTCGAAGAACGCTTGAATCGAATGCAATTATCGGAAAATTCTCCTTTAAACAACCGTCATATGAATAGTAAGCAAAACGATCTTTGGAATGTCTATTATGACGCTGTTGCGCAAGCCGGAACTGGACCCGCTCTCCTCACCATCGCAAACTGGCTGAAGAATGAGAATCTTAACACCGCACAAATGATTCaagcaattttacaaataccTATCGCTGCTCGTACACCTACGCCAGAATACGTCAAAGCATTTTTC GATTTGATTTCCGACCCGAAAGTGACGCAACAAGAACATTTAAACAGAATAGCACCCATGGCATTTTCCGATTTAGTCTTTAACGCTCAAGTTAACAAGAAGAACTCTGAACAcgtatattcaatatatagtTTCGGCAAAATGGCGCCTCAAAATGATAACGATCTGCTCGACATTTATATTCCCTATATggaaatgcaattaaaacaaGCTATCAAGGACGGCAATGGTCCGCTAACACAAACATACATTGTAGCTTTGGGTAATCTCGGCCATCCGAGAATTTTGTCGGTCTTTGAACCATACTTGGAAGGCCAGAAGCCAGTGTCGACGTATCAGCGTATGCTGATGGTTATGACGTTGTACAGATTACGCCTAACTAATgagagattaattaaaaacgttcTCTACAAGATTTATTTGAACGAACAGGAGGCTTATGAGGTGCGTTGCGCGGCGGTCTATCTATACATGTTAAGCAATCCATCTACAGTTACACTGCTGCGTATGGCAAAATACACTAATTCTGACAAAAGCCATGAAGTAAACTCTGCTGTCAGAAGCAGCATCGAAAGTCTCGCTAATTTAAAGGGTTTGAAATTCAAACGTATAGCTAGCAAAGCGCGTATCGCCAGGCAATTATTGTCATCTAACTACGATTACACATTCTCTCATGGTTACttaaagcataaaattattatgaaaactATCGGTAGCGACGACAGCAATATAccgaaatatgtattttttaacaaagacAGATCTCACAGTCGTTTAAGTCAATCCATCCTAACAGCTGAATACGCAGTTTCCAGCATGAAACAGCTTTACGAGATCTTTAaagaacgagaaaaaaatcaaatgcaATCGCAAGTTGAAAAGCTTGTAGAAAGGCTTAACATCCAGGACAAAGAACTTGAGAAACTAGaaggaaatattttacttagtACCatatatggaaaaatattatatcccTTCGATAATCAAGATGTTGAggaatttgcaaaat TGCTGAACGAGAAAAACCATCGCGtgaattttaaacatatgtaCAGCTATGACGAGACACTAAGCTTTCCGACCGAAAACGGCCTGCCGTTCTCTTATACCGAAGAGATGCCAGTATTGATAAGAGTTCACGccacaaaaaataatgaagtcGTCGAGAAATCCACAAAAATGAGCGGCGAGATCAACATGGTCATGGCCAATAAAATGCAGCGGAAATTTGGTTTTCAAGTACCTTTTGAGCGTCAGCAATATCTAGCTGGCGTTGATACCAATCTACAAATGTATCTACCGTTAGCATATGAGCAAAGAATAACAGAAACCGGACAGAACTCGCAGAATTATGAGCTAAAACTGCGCCCGATCCAATCGCAAGAAGGTTCACCGATCAAAATGGCACATTTGAGCACCGTTCCTTTCAGCACACGTCATAATAATTACGATTTTGAATCTTCAGTCTCCAAAAACACGCATGTACATAATTCGAAGAAAGAGCGCAAATTATCATATCAAATAGGCACGATTCATGTTACTGGAGAAATCACTGCCGAACCGAACGAATGGCAAGCGATGAATCTAGcagatcaattaaaaaaaatgtttaatgaacCTGCTTTGCAATATAATAGATTTGACGTATACATGAATAATGACATGGAactaaataatgaaataaatttaaatgttcgTTACGAACAACAGGAAATGAACGACGATCAGGTTGGTCGACAATCAGAGTCGGAAATAGACAAAATCGAGATAGTTGATGGAAACCCCAACAGCCAGGCAAGAAGAAAACAGATCTTGCAGGAGATTAGCAAGGATATGAAGTCTGTTAAGGCCCGTGTGTATGacataaatttcgaaattccATCATTGCTGCCGCAAGACCGTCAAATTTTGACTATTGGCGTAGGAAAGAGCAACATGGATCTGAAATCTCGAGTTCTCGTCTATTGGAATCTCCAATCATTGAAAGATGGAAAAATCAAGTCGGAAGCATTGAGCACTGGAAAAATGCAATCTACGCAAAAAATGTATCTAAGCTTCGATGAAGCAATGCAAAATACGCCAAAAGATGAATTTATGCTTGATACGTTAATTGGagataattacagaaaaggagaaaaaatacaaattaaaggGAACTTTATGCAAAGCAACGCTATGAaggaattaataatgaatttgaGAACAACTCGACAATGTCAGCAAGAGATGAAGCAAGGCAATAAACAAGGCTGGTTGCCGCAGTGTCAAGAAGCCATTCGCCAGATCGCTCAAATAAAggatcatttaaaaatatcgatgaatATGGATTCTGAACATTACAATATGCTTGCTAATACGGCTCTCAATTATATCAGCAAGAATATGCTCAGTGCAAACATGAATTTAGTAAACCCACAAAATGCTGGAAAGAAGACCGTTGATTTGGAAATGAAAATATCACCCAATTATCGAAAGGCAAAGGTTTTGGTGAAATCTTCGAAAATGGATCTTGCTTTATCTCTGCCCGATTCTTCCGAAGCACAATCGTCATCAGCACGACTGAATGAAATTGATGACATGGCAAATTCCGGACcgcaaaaattacaaagtttaagTATAG ATTCCTGTTCAGTCAGTGAAAATGGTGTTTACACTTTTGATGGTCACtattattccataaatttgTCAAAGTCTTGGATCGTTTTGGTGGCTCCGAAGTTCCGGGGAACTAATCTTTCAAAGTCTAAAATTTGGAAAGAAATACAAGTCGGATTCTTGGCTCGAAAACAGAATGACAACATTGAGTTTCGCATATTATTAAGAAGACAAGGAGTTATACTGAAAAAACAAAATGGTGACTTATTATTGACAGACGATGATGGTAAAATAATCTCGTTCCCACCAGGTACAAATTATAAGCTTGTGGAATCGGAAACAACTCTTGCAACATTGCAGCACATAAACGACTATATAATGATGTTGTCGGATATACTTGAAATCAGTGCTCTATATAATGGAAAAACGATTTCAATATCG GCATCTTCAAAGTATCGTACTGCGATAAGCGGTCTTTGCGGCAACTACGATAGACAAGCCAATAACGATTTTATAACTCCCTCCAATTGCATGATGCAGAAATCAGACGAATTTATCGCCACATATTCTTTAACTGACAACGATCAATCTGTACAGAATAGAGAAAAAGTCAATCGCTCGAATTGCATTAAGTTAACCCATCAACAGACTGACGTTATCAACAACAAAAAAGCGGAAAGATTAACGATGGGAACGTGGGGCCATCATCTTAACAAAAATCAAGCTGAAAATCTAAATAACAGAAATGCTCAAGAAAACTTGCAAGAGATTATCAAGCGCACGAAAGTCGAGGAAGATGATCAACAGATCTGTTTCTCTCTCGAGCCTGTGCCAGCATGCCCTGAGAATAGCGAGCCTATGAAAACAAAGTTGAAAGAGATTGGCTTCCACTGCATGCCTAAAATCGAGGCTGCTCATGAATTAAAGCGCCGAATCCAGCAAGGAGCTAATCCAAATATGTCCCACAAATCTCTCTCCATGAAGCAAATCCGCCAAGTTCCTACTGTTTGTAAAGCTACTAACTAA